ATCTGCCGGGCGCTCATTGAACGCGTCGAGGGGCTTTCCCTCTCCGTCTCCAGCACCACGAGGGAAAAGAAGCCAGGGGAGAAGGATGGCGTCGATTATTATTTCGTGGATGAGGAAAAATTTGGTAATATGTTAAATTCGAACGAGTTTTTGGAGACCGCTTCGGTCTACGGTCGCCGGTACGGGACGTCCCGCCGTGCGGTCGAGGCGATCGTTTCAAAGGGGTTGGACGCCATCCTCGAGATCGATGTCCAGGGAGGCGCGTCCGTCAAGGCGGCGGTTCCCGAGGCGGTGCGGATCGGCATCCTGCCGCCGGACTGGGAGACCCTCCGGGCGCGGCTTACCGGTCGGGCCCGGGACAGCCGGAAGGAGATCGCGCGGCGCCTCGCGGCAGCCCGGCGCGAGATCAAGGAACTGGGGAACTACGACTACCTGGTCGTCAACGACGACCTGGAAACCGCGGTCCGGCAGGTGGAGTGGATCGTGCGCGCGCGGCGGCTTCGCCGGGAACGTACGATCGGCGCCGTCGGGCGGATCCTAGGAAAAGAGGGAGAGAAACGGGATGGCTCGAGTAACGGTTGAGGATTGCCTGCGTCAGGTGGACAACCATTTTGAGCTTACGGTGGTCGCGGCAAAGCGCGCGAAACAGCTCTACTCGGGCGCGGGGGCGACGATCGACACGACCGCCCGGAAGGAGAAGCCGACGGTGATCTCGCTTCGGGAGATCGCCCAGGGGAAGGTCCGCGTAAAATAGCGTCGGGGCGGGGGATTCCTCTTGCTCCGTCTCATGGACATCGTGGACCGGGTGCAAGCGACCCACCCGTCCGCGAATATCGAGCTCATCCACAAGGCGTACGTCTTTACCGCCAAGGTGCACCACGGGCAGATGCGCATGTCCGGGGATCCGTACCTCGTCCATCCGCTGAACGTCGCCTTCCTTCTCGCGGACTGGAACCTCGACGAAGAGACGGTCGCCACCGGGCTCCTCCACGACACCGTCGAGGACACGGTGGCGACGATCGAGGAGGTGCGGGAGCTCTTCGGTGACTCGGTCGCCCAACTGGTCGACGGGGTCACCAAGATTGGCCGCGTGGCCCTGTCCGACGCCGCCGCACAGAAGGCGGAATCCCTCCGGAAGATGATCCTCGCGATGGGGAAGGACCTTCGGGTCATCCTCGTCAAGCTCGCCGACCGTCTCCACAACATGCGAACGTTGAAGCACCTCCCGTCCGACCGGCAGGCGATGATCGCCCGCGAGACCGTCGAGATCTACGCGCCGATCGCTGGCCGGCTCGGGATGTCCCG
The sequence above is drawn from the Candidatus Deferrimicrobium sp. genome and encodes:
- the gmk gene encoding guanylate kinase; translated protein: MRIYEPEDDVTRGDIFVISAPSGSGKTTICRALIERVEGLSLSVSSTTREKKPGEKDGVDYYFVDEEKFGNMLNSNEFLETASVYGRRYGTSRRAVEAIVSKGLDAILEIDVQGGASVKAAVPEAVRIGILPPDWETLRARLTGRARDSRKEIARRLAAARREIKELGNYDYLVVNDDLETAVRQVEWIVRARRLRRERTIGAVGRILGKEGEKRDGSSNG